The window GTGAGCAGTTGTCTAATCCTGCCATCTAGATGGAACCGTTGTGAGCACTGGAAAGGGAAAAAATGCCTGGAGAATTCTAGAGGCTTTGGGGAAACTTGTTGGCTTTGTATGGTGCATGGGACAGGGGTATTCCATCTGAAATGTTTATCCAGGCTTCCATCCCATGCCTACTTCCTTTCTGGACCCTCTATAGTTAGGTACCAGTGGGGAGGCCATCTCATTCTGGCTTTTACCCTCCTGCACATCAAGATGGCAGCTCCCAATTTGGTGGAGCCTCACTCGACATGGAGGAAAGGCGGCTTTTCTTCGTCCACTTCATCCATGTGGTCAGTTTCCCTCTTTGCCTACTTGGGTATCATTTCCCTCCCTCAGATGAGGACACAGGTTTGGCATTGCAAAGGCATTTGCCCAGAGTTCCCAGTAGGCCGGTATTGCTTGTAGTCCCTTTGGTGTAATGGGCCCTCAGGAAATGGAACCACTCTTTTCTCAGATGATTGTGGTAGCCTGTGAACTGGTGCATGACACTGTCAGCTTCATTCTCTTTAAGCACTGCCTGAAGCCTTCCATTGTCCTTCCTGCTCTGAGAGCCTCTCTCCAATGGGATGAAACCCACCCTGCTTGCTGTGACCCTTGAGGCCTTTCAGTCTGGCCCCAGGTGAACTTTTCCACCtcttcttctgtttctctctcctcaCTCCCAGCCAAGCTGGACCAACCACTGGCCTGGGCTTTGTGTCGTAGCCACTGCTGTCTACTGTCTCAGTGTGTTGACTTCTTATTCCTCACCCAGGACCCACTTTCATCCTGCCTTTCCTGTGGATACATCTCTGACTATCCTGGTCAGATGAGCTGTCTctttcctctccctgcctccagccctTGCTGCTTGAATCATCATCCTCACACATACCTACAGATAGCCTGGTGTTGTCTATCACTCGAGTGTGGGTTATTTACTTTTTTCACCCAAACTGGACAGTAAAGGCCTTGATGACGGAGCCATATCTTCTCTTCCTGTTTCCCCTCCAAAATATGAGAGTGAGCTCATAGGTACTTAGTGTTAGTATTTGACCTCCTGCCTCTTGGGAGACTGCTTCTAAGAGGCAGTCAAACATGTCGAACGCCTATTGTGTGCTAGGTGTTCTCCATGTGCTGCCTCGTCTCCCCGCCACAATATTGGAAGGTAGGGGCTCTTGCCACCCCCACTTTGCaagagaagaaactgaagctcagaacaGGCAGCTCATCCAAAGTCACAGAGTTAGTAAGGGCCTAGCTTTGGAATCTGATTCTAAAGTCTGTGTTCTTTCTCCTACATGAGGTTCTGCCTTGCTCTCAGCACCAGCCCATCCAGGCTCAGAAATGGCCAACGGAGCaccattttctttctgtgtgcTTAGGCAAGGACAGAGTCCTATGGATGGGTGGTCCTGGGCAGCTGACCCTCCCTGCTGTCCCCCAGTGCCTGGCCTTCTGGATTAGAATATGAACCTGGCTCAAAAGGCATTTGTCCATCTCCTCTCAGGAGCTGGAGTAGGAACAACATAGAGGTGACAGGTTAGGATACAGATGAGGCCCTATCTTCTATGATCTGTTGTCTCTTGTTGagccccttctcctctcctctgttCTTTTTAAGAATGAGATGAATCAAGTTTAGGAATTCAGGCTCTTGCATTTTGAGGGTGGGATGAATTGCCAGTAGGACAATAGGCAGTGGGAGTGAGCAGAGCTGCACCTGGCCAGAGACTGTGGCCATCATCCCTTTGCTCCAGGCGATGCCTGTTCCTATCTTTCCATCATGCCCAAGATTAGTAAGGATGGGGGAGAAGACATGGGTCCCAGACAGATTGAGCTCCCCCAGCCTTTGGCTGGGAGCTGCGGGGGGTGGTGACTAAGACATGTGTGGgcttgctgtgtgtgtgtatgtgtgtgtgtgtgtgtgtgcgcgcacgcatGTGTGTATGGGTATAGGAGAGGTAGTAGCAGCAGTCATGAAGGAATgtttgttgggggtgggggtataTAAGACTGCCACCTCCAGGTAGCATGGGCCTGACACCTTGGTACCTAGCCCATTGGCCACGTCAGCCCCCTGCAGAAATGTCACATTAGGACAAAGGACTTCCCCAGCCAGGCAGTGCTCCACCCTGCCGAGCAGTCAGAGTCTGGCAGCCTTGCCCATGGGCCACCCCTTCCACACCCTCCTGGTAGTGTggttctctctccccacccccagcctgagGATGGAGGAAGGGCAGAAGGCTTGCTCTTGCCGTCTCCACCCAGTAGGCCCAGCCTGGCTCTcgtctgcttccctggttctggaATGGCCTGGGGCCACCCCCAACCCTGAGGCTGACCGTCTTCTTCCTTCTGGGCAGGTTCCTGAGTGGGAAGGGCTTGGTGATCTATCCGAAAATTGGAGACAAGCTGGACATCATCTGCCCCCGAGCAGAAGCAGGGCGGCCCTATGAGTACTACAAGCTGTACCTGGTGCGGCCTGAGCAGGCAGCTGCCTGTAGCACAGTGCTCGACCCCAACGTGTTGGTCACCTGCAATAGGCCAGAGCAGGAAATACGCTTTACCATCAAGTTCCAGGAGTTCAGCCCCAACTACATGGGCCTGGAGTTCAAGAAGCACCATGATTACTACATTACCTGTGAGTCCCGCCCATCCCATCCTCTGGCTCTCTCCCTGGGCTTAACTCTTTCCTCTCCTGTAGTAGTGGGAGCTTCTAAGTGGTGCAATGCTATTGCACGTAGTTAAGGCCCTGCTGGATCTGATCCCCTTTGAAGACTGGCATGTTCTCCTCCTAGCCTGGCCTTGGAATTCTGGCCCCAACATTTACCAAGCTCACCTTGGCTCCAGGGGTTGGGCAGGAGAGGTCTCCAATTCGTGTtgcttctctcttattttctttgccCACCTAAGTTCTAATATTAGGAATGGTAGCATTTGCCAGGCCCTTTGGGATCAGCCAGCTATTCAGCCTTTTTCTTCAGGGGAAACCAAGGCCCCAAAAGGTGAAGGGACTTCTTGCCTTAGATCACACAGTGAGTTAGAGTTAGGGTCAGGACTCCAACCCAGTTCTCCTGATTCCTACTCCAGCATTCCTTTCAGTCTATGTAGAAGCCCCCATTATGATCCCAGTGAGAAGGCAGACCTTACCGAGGGGCCATGGCCTGCTCGTGACAGAGGAGCAGTGCCCCTGGGGGTGGGGCTTGTTCTTGGCCTGGGCTGGACTAGGCCACTTTGTTCCTAGTGggagggaagaaaatgaaagggtTCACTGGTAGATGGGAGCTGCTTGCTTCTCCCGACTGCAGTTTCTCTCCCTGTTGGCTGAGGCAGAACGGGAGTTTCTGGGTAATGCTAGTAGACCTTTCTCTCCTCCTGACTTCTCTGACTTCTCTGGCCTCTTCCTGCAGCAACATCCAATGGAAGCCTAGAGGGGCTGGAAAACCGGGAGGGGGGTGTGTGCCGCACACGCACCATGAAGATCGTCATGAAGGTTGGGCAAGGTGAGTGCCTAGTCTGAGggtcccctcaccccaccctgtTTGACCTTTGGAACAGATGTTCCTGGCTTGGTGCATGTGTATTAGGAGTGGGGGAGCAGGCGTAGGGTTACAGTATCCAGGCCATTCTTGGCCCACCCTTGATAACTGAGGGCACCTATGCTGGCCGGGTCCCTCCCTCTCACCTGTTCTGTCTCCATTCTTAGATCCCAATGCTGTGACGCCTGAGCAGCTGACTACCAGCAGGCCCAGCAAGGAGGCAGACAACACTGTCAAGACAGCCACACAGGCCCCTGGTAGTCGGGGCTCCCTGGGTGACTCTGATGGCAAGCATGGTAAGTGTATATGTGTTCCCCAGAGGTCAGGAGCCATTGCTCTGTCACCTTGTTAGGCCCTGTCCCTGAAGAAATGCAAGCTGGGCCTGGCCTGAAATCTGCTGTGTGTCCCTGGGACCCCTGGCTGACTGTTcctccccctttcccttcctcAGAGACTGTGAACCAGGAAGAGAAGAGTGGCCCAGGTGCAAGTGGGGGCAGCAGCGGGGACCCTGATGGCTTTTTCAACTCCAAGGTGGCATTGTTCGCGGCTGTCGGTGCCGGTTGCGTCATCTTCCTGCTCATCATCATCTTCCTGACGGTCCTACTACTGAAGCTACGCAAGCGGCACCGCAAGCACACACAGCAGCGAGCGGCTGCCCTCTCACTCAGTACCCTGGCCAGTCCCAAGGGGGGCAGTGGCACAGCGGGCACCGAGCCCAGCGACATCATCATTCCCTTACGGACTACAGAGAACAACTACTGCCCCCATTATGAGAAGGTGAGTGGGGACTACGGGCACCCTGTCTACATCGTCCAAGAGATGCCGCCCCAGAGCCCGGCGAACATCTACTACAAGGTCTGAGTGCCCGGCACGGCCTCAGGCCCCCGAGGGACAGTCGGTCTGGACCGGACCTCTCCTTTCgcccccacaccccctccccttgCCAGCTGTGCCCACCTTTGTATTTAGTTTTGTAGTTTCTTGGCTTTTATAATCCCCCTTTTTCCCTGCCCCCTGGGCTTTGGAGGGGGGTGCTTGTGCCCCTAACCCCCATGCTCTTGTGCCTTCCCCCTCTGGCCAGGCCTCTGGGCTTCGTGGGGGCGCCCCTTCTTGGAGGGCAGGGCTGGATGCTGATGGACAGCAGGCAGGGAGACAGtcccctggccctgcccctcccTCGCCCCCCTTGCCACCTTCCCAGGACTGCTTGTCCGCTATCATCACTGTTTTTAATgcttttgtgttcattttttagCTGTCAActcattttcatctgttttttgaagaaaaatggaaaaatgtaaaaggcagccccccccccccgccccggcTTTGTGAGCCTGGCCTGAGCCAGTATAAGAGGGCCTGGGGCACGATGTGGTCAGCCAGGAAGCATAGGATGCCATTTCTTTTGTAGACTCCTTGGTATTTCTGGTGGGGTAAGGGGCAGGCCAGGGCTGTTCACGCCCATGAGGGAAGAGGAAAGTGCCACTGGGCGAGGTGTCCCACCCTCCCCTCCTGACCCTCCTACGAGGCTTATCCTGCCAATGGGGTAGTCACTGCCaccattccacaaaaaaaaaaaaaaaaaaaaaaaaaaaaaaaaaaatcccttccttGTGGGATTCTTGGGCATCTCCTGCCTCCCTCACTCTCACGGTAATTAATGTCTTAATTGGCTGTTGCCTGGGGAACAGGAGAGCTGCTGCAGGCAGATGACCTCatggggggtggagggaggtgaGGTGCCCAGGTGGCTATTTGCCCTGCAGAGCTGGGagtttcccccccaccccccgccctgTTCTCTCCTTACCTTTGGCATCCTTTGGCCTGgtggggaaacagaggcccagggtGGAGACCTAAGCGGGTATAAGACCAGGTGACCTGCTCCTTTTCTGGGCCCTAGCACAGGTGGGTAACCCCCACCCAACCCAGCTCCTGCTGCTGTCCCAGTCTTGGGCTGGGGCCTGGAAAGAGGAAGAGGCTGCCTGGGGCTGGGCCAGCCCGCTGTGCACTTTGACCCCAGTTCCTTGCCAGCACGGCTGCTAACAGACTGCCACTTGAGTGCGCCTTGCAGgcactcccagagcagccatgGAAGGAGCTGGGCCTCACACCATCCACCTCCACACTGCCTCCTGGCCAGCTGCCCACCCCAGTGCCAGGTGGGAGAGGGAGCAGAACAGCCAGCCCCTTCCAGGTGGCAGTCggaagggtttttgtttttgtttctgttgccatTTGTGTAAATACTagtctttttggaaaaaaataatgtaaagatgTTTTGTATAAACtctgaattattttcttgttgcttttttcttagaaaaaaatgagaactaaaaaaaaaaaaattaaccacatGGAGAAATGGGTGTAAAATGGTGTCGTGATGTTGGGAAATACAGAATGAgagttgtgtgcatgtgtgtgtggtggggctgtgtgcgtgtgtgcgcttTCCTGTGCCCAAACCACTGGTGACTGGGGCAGGTACGGGAAGAGGATGGCTATCCTAGTGGAGCAAGATGTTTTAATGCCCTATGCCCCTCCTGCCACTCCCCTCACCCCAGGTTTTTCTCCTCTCTTGTTCTGCTGTCATGGAGCCTGAGACCATTTTCCCTGTTCATCCTGTCACCTCTGTGGCATAGGCCACGGGCATCTGCCCAGTCTGGCACAGGCCTAGTTAGAGAGGGTTAATGGAGGAGGAGATGTTCCCATGGGGACCTGGGTGTGTCCACAAGTACTGCCACCACCTAGCTGGGGCTAGATCTGGGACCTGCTGGCGGGCCTAGCCCTGCCCTGCCTCAGGACGCCTGGAGGTGGATAGAAATAACTTCCCAAGATCTGAACTTCAGCTGCAGCCTACTGGGTATTGGGCCTGCTTCAGGCTGCCCAGTTTACCTCTCAGCCAGAAGAATCTTGCTTCTGAGCTGGGCCACACCACAGCCACCACCATGGCATAGTTGGGGGCTTCTGGCCAGCAGTCGATACTCTCAAGCTAGAGCAGCCTTGAGCACCCTGTCTACCTCCCACAGGCTGATGAGTAACTTGCTCAAGTCAAACAGTGTGGTGAGGGCCCTGAAGAGGGTTTGGCCTCCATCCCACAGCGGAGAGGCAGACTGGCAGGGCCTGGAGCCTTCCTGCTCCAGCCTGGAGTAGCCTGCTGGTCTTGTGGGGGGATTCCCTGTGGAGACGGCTAAGACAGAGGTCAGGGGAAGAGGACAAGTGAGATCCAGCAGCTAAAAATGGGGTAGAAGGCagcagaggaaagaggaggaagaaggagagagagagtgatccAGAGTAGGAAGCCCCAGAGAATTAGCCAAGGAGCCACCCGGGCTATGAGGGAAGTGGGGAGCTGGTAGAGAAGAAAGGGGGCGGAAAGCCACAGGGCCTGCAGGCGGAGGGAAGGAAGGTTGGGCTAGTGTAGGGCTGGGCCTGGCTGGGGTGCTCCTGGAGCCAGCTGGGGCAGAGGCTGTTTATTTGGTTTCTCATTAACCAAAGGAAGTGCCTGGATCAGATGGAACCTCTGCTGCTTGACTGCCTGCCCAGAGTGGGGCCCGGCCTGGGCTGGGGGGTCTCTCATCAGGGTTGGTTCAGGCCAGATTGGTGTCGTTTACTGGGGTAGAGCCTGACTCAGTTGAGTGAGC of the Pongo abelii isolate AG06213 chromosome X, NHGRI_mPonAbe1-v2.0_pri, whole genome shotgun sequence genome contains:
- the EFNB1 gene encoding ephrin-B1, producing MARPGQRWLGKWLVAMVVWALCRLATPLAKNLEPVSWSSLNPKFLSGKGLVIYPKIGDKLDIICPRAEAGRPYEYYKLYLVRPEQAAACSTVLDPNVLVTCNRPEQEIRFTIKFQEFSPNYMGLEFKKHHDYYITSTSNGSLEGLENREGGVCRTRTMKIVMKVGQDPNAVTPEQLTTSRPSKEADNTVKTATQAPGSRGSLGDSDGKHETVNQEEKSGPGASGGSSGDPDGFFNSKVALFAAVGAGCVIFLLIIIFLTVLLLKLRKRHRKHTQQRAAALSLSTLASPKGGSGTAGTEPSDIIIPLRTTENNYCPHYEKVSGDYGHPVYIVQEMPPQSPANIYYKV